Proteins encoded by one window of Cuniculiplasma divulgatum:
- a CDS encoding SLAC1 family transporter, which translates to MRKSTLNMFGSEWFGIAISTLALSQIYILSYGETGNVWYNYLAEAFSITGIILFLVILVIWIIRGLAIRDKVFTHWNNLTRLSFVALIPIIGFVANYQLIYFFGLSGWSADLSVLNFYGEYLFALIIGVLLGYRLYTKEINPREMNYAIVIPPLAIGTSVFLATPLMKYFGGFEAQSMYFLVLMGLGIFFFLYIFIGSLALSGHVTTKVHDTLPTTMLPVGIASLIIINIFTISGFKVIGNISLSASTVELVSILLWGFEVWNFLVVLILIFTKPSRGTLSVWAYGFPLGLFATSTMKIFDFTSYSALLWAFIGISAALNILWVYAWINTVSFIRSKLREEVREKNATVSGRIE; encoded by the coding sequence ATGAGGAAAAGTACACTAAATATGTTTGGGTCAGAGTGGTTCGGGATAGCCATATCAACTTTGGCTCTTTCACAGATATATATTCTTTCATATGGAGAAACAGGAAATGTATGGTATAATTACCTTGCTGAGGCGTTTTCCATAACAGGAATCATCCTATTTCTTGTAATCCTGGTAATATGGATTATACGTGGGCTCGCTATAAGGGATAAGGTGTTTACCCACTGGAACAATCTTACGAGGCTGAGTTTTGTAGCACTCATCCCGATTATAGGTTTTGTGGCTAATTATCAGTTGATATATTTCTTTGGCCTTTCCGGATGGTCAGCAGATCTATCCGTCCTGAACTTCTATGGTGAGTACCTCTTTGCACTTATTATTGGTGTTCTGCTTGGTTATCGACTATACACAAAGGAAATCAATCCCAGGGAAATGAACTATGCAATTGTGATCCCACCCCTTGCAATAGGAACAAGTGTTTTTCTTGCGACACCTCTCATGAAGTATTTTGGAGGTTTTGAAGCACAATCTATGTATTTTCTCGTCCTGATGGGACTTGGTATATTCTTCTTTCTGTACATATTTATAGGTTCGCTCGCATTATCCGGGCACGTAACTACCAAGGTTCATGATACACTCCCAACCACGATGCTTCCAGTGGGTATTGCAAGTCTAATAATCATAAATATATTCACAATTTCAGGGTTCAAAGTAATAGGCAATATCTCCCTTTCAGCATCCACAGTAGAACTTGTTTCTATATTGCTATGGGGATTTGAAGTCTGGAACTTTTTGGTGGTTCTTATACTTATATTCACTAAACCATCAAGAGGAACACTCAGTGTCTGGGCATATGGATTTCCTCTTGGTCTTTTTGCAACATCCACAATGAAAATATTTGATTTCACAAGTTATTCTGCACTGCTCTGGGCATTTATTGGAATATCAGCTGCACTGAATATACTGTGGGTTTACGCATGGATCAACACTGTCTCATTCATTAGATCAAAGTTGAGGGAAGAGGTTAGGGAAAAAAATGCAACTGTATCGGGAAGGATCGAATGA
- a CDS encoding MFS transporter, giving the protein MTNMNRDIRNYMFTASSISLSRIATAIFYISILWVSFTVTHSPVYTGIADGLVTLPLFLSFAVGSFVDNSIHKKFIAILFSLIRACSVVPLLFTFLFNQKAFLIIFLFLFAFSVGLTSDFINSVRAVWIKKFLKEGEKVKRYRAFSNILYNISEGLGYILVGFLISTGVTFTLIFVLLIYLTSTIPISLIKVYEEPKRHQLKAGARKLSDPLNFIRKSPIVLVLFTEGFLVNFIFGMFGVLTTVMVVRIFQLPALYLSVIYLILTLGISIGSFLERKEGFPRLNRVFWSIAVLAVMLIALSYITQFIYVLLPMFIIGISIGVSEIIIFSGIQNNVPEEITGTIQGYYNSLATGLTFLSAPITGILVQFTGYHNTFFLISTFSLAIILIIIWRRTITHVHRN; this is encoded by the coding sequence ATGACTAATATGAACCGCGATATTAGAAACTATATGTTTACTGCTTCAAGTATTTCTCTATCTCGAATAGCTACTGCCATCTTTTATATTAGCATTCTGTGGGTCTCTTTTACGGTCACGCATTCCCCGGTCTATACTGGAATTGCCGACGGACTTGTTACGTTACCATTATTTTTGAGCTTTGCTGTGGGCTCTTTTGTGGATAATAGTATACATAAAAAATTTATAGCAATCCTGTTTTCTCTTATTCGGGCTTGTTCAGTGGTGCCTTTATTATTCACTTTTCTCTTTAACCAAAAAGCGTTCCTTATTATCTTTCTATTCTTGTTCGCATTTTCGGTTGGACTGACATCTGATTTTATTAACTCCGTTAGAGCAGTCTGGATAAAGAAATTCTTAAAAGAAGGAGAGAAAGTAAAAAGATACAGGGCTTTTTCAAATATTTTATACAACATTTCAGAAGGATTAGGTTACATTTTAGTAGGCTTTTTAATTTCAACAGGAGTAACGTTTACATTAATATTTGTATTACTTATTTACCTGACCTCAACAATCCCAATTTCTCTCATCAAAGTTTACGAAGAACCTAAAAGACACCAGCTAAAGGCTGGTGCTAGAAAGTTAAGTGACCCTTTGAACTTTATAAGAAAATCTCCAATAGTTTTAGTCCTTTTTACAGAGGGATTTCTGGTTAATTTTATATTCGGTATGTTTGGAGTTTTGACTACTGTAATGGTGGTTAGAATATTCCAACTACCAGCGTTGTACCTCTCTGTTATATATCTTATACTTACGTTAGGGATTTCCATAGGATCCTTTTTAGAAAGAAAGGAAGGATTTCCGAGATTGAACAGAGTCTTTTGGTCAATAGCTGTATTGGCGGTAATGCTTATAGCACTAAGTTACATTACTCAATTTATATACGTTCTTCTGCCTATGTTTATAATTGGGATATCTATTGGGGTTAGTGAAATTATAATTTTCTCCGGAATTCAAAATAATGTTCCTGAAGAGATAACGGGAACAATTCAAGGTTATTATAATAGCCTTGCTACTGGCTTAACATTTTTGTCTGCACCAATAACCGGAATTTTGGTGCAGTTTACTGGCTATCATAATACATTTTTCTTAATTTCAACCTTTTCACTAGCAATAATATTAATAATTATTTGGAGGCGAACAATTACCCATGTCCATAGAAATTAG
- a CDS encoding SagB/ThcOx family dehydrogenase codes for MKVKSVSEILIYPPDRIVGDLWIVRNWVTKRNYKVSSPTLAILLYCKIPHTVGDILDFFYEKYGIKNELIHLGLKKLMATDLLLEVKQEMDGSNEVFGLEFDNWYKHNWYMALLYHLVSYDYPFIEDYVAKQRMINYSSQEIDSNRYKEYNSQVSYDIPKATEVKIRETNTSKQKCVNFADLLTMASLGYTRVGSLRVYWNGDPLILRTSPSGGSRHPTETYIVAINVEGLESGWYHISVKDSKLEQIKIGGTDPDDLRLLFPTTYVRPDFHVDLILIFTSIFERNMYRYREPRTFRTIHMDVGHLAATTEIICEKLGYKYLVQYSANDEGIEKFLGLSPLKEGYMASMAIGN; via the coding sequence ATGAAGGTTAAATCAGTTTCCGAAATTCTAATATATCCACCAGATAGGATTGTTGGGGATCTATGGATTGTTAGGAATTGGGTCACTAAAAGAAATTATAAGGTAAGTTCTCCAACTTTGGCAATACTTTTATATTGCAAAATTCCACATACTGTGGGAGATATTCTAGATTTCTTTTATGAGAAATATGGAATCAAAAATGAGCTTATTCATCTTGGACTGAAAAAACTTATGGCAACTGACCTTTTACTGGAAGTTAAACAAGAAATGGATGGTTCTAATGAAGTGTTTGGTTTAGAGTTTGATAATTGGTATAAACATAATTGGTATATGGCGTTACTTTATCATCTAGTGTCTTATGATTATCCCTTTATCGAGGATTATGTTGCAAAACAACGGATGATTAATTATAGTAGTCAAGAAATTGATTCTAACAGATATAAGGAATATAATTCGCAGGTTTCGTATGACATCCCCAAAGCTACAGAGGTGAAAATACGAGAAACTAATACCTCTAAGCAAAAATGTGTCAATTTTGCCGATTTGCTTACGATGGCATCACTTGGTTATACAAGAGTTGGGAGCTTAAGAGTTTATTGGAATGGAGACCCACTAATATTGAGAACCAGTCCATCCGGGGGGTCCAGACATCCTACTGAGACATACATTGTAGCGATAAATGTGGAAGGTTTGGAGTCTGGGTGGTACCACATTTCTGTTAAAGATTCCAAACTTGAACAAATAAAAATTGGTGGAACAGACCCAGATGACCTAAGACTTCTTTTTCCTACAACATATGTGCGACCCGATTTTCATGTTGATTTAATCTTAATATTTACCAGTATATTTGAGAGAAATATGTATAGATATCGAGAACCTAGGACTTTCCGAACTATACATATGGACGTGGGACATTTAGCGGCGACAACTGAAATCATATGTGAAAAGTTAGGATATAAGTATTTAGTTCAATATTCAGCTAATGATGAAGGGATAGAAAAATTTCTAGGATTAAGCCCATTGAAAGAAGGCTATATGGCATCTATGGCTATAGGAAACTAG
- a CDS encoding UPF0179 family protein, giving the protein MAAKISLIGLDQAEVGHVFRFVQPLQTCSECKIKNVCFNLEHGKRYRIKEVRKQQHPCMVFNHDKVATVEVEEVDEDLVVEYGNKIQEGSTLSLKSRKCDHITCEFIEKCNLTYYGDEVKFNIRKIMHKVDCPKGYNMKMIEAKLVNGKN; this is encoded by the coding sequence ATGGCAGCAAAAATATCCTTAATAGGATTAGATCAGGCGGAAGTGGGTCATGTATTCAGGTTTGTGCAACCGTTACAGACCTGTTCTGAATGCAAGATTAAAAATGTATGCTTTAATCTTGAACATGGTAAAAGATATAGAATAAAGGAAGTGAGAAAGCAACAGCATCCCTGTATGGTATTTAATCACGACAAGGTAGCAACAGTTGAGGTCGAAGAGGTGGACGAGGATCTGGTTGTTGAATATGGAAACAAGATTCAGGAAGGCTCTACATTATCACTTAAGAGCAGGAAGTGCGATCACATAACCTGCGAATTCATAGAAAAGTGTAATCTCACATACTATGGTGACGAGGTAAAATTCAATATCAGGAAAATAATGCATAAGGTAGATTGCCCGAAAGGATACAATATGAAAATGATTGAGGCAAAGCTGGTAAACGGAAAGAATTAA
- a CDS encoding ATP-binding protein, which translates to MMEAFSRPRRKHGRVAVVSVAGLFALLVAILLIPVSLVGAVITSWIIFCIVLSILWRAQFVSPQKIQNEILAIADVKLTWHEDESGRGWQKDRETIYEGKMDINEYLERKGHNRIIAVMGASRSGKSQLVYKLIQSLSEEKKIIFMFKATDDYTRLGYPTLYIHKAVPNVFISPEAVARAFITAFPISASMQGITASTVRGQVKQIAEKSKNWQDFKKILEDMLKSESESITKGALKFIQNNLPIIYRENVLNYELPNTCVVDFEGSENTEVDMQFFKFYAEFLLNQLSKEVWNKRQNTLFVIDEAHLLTKSGFSIIPEMSALIGAKGSMILASQRIADLRGQALDNCKTQFSFKQSGKENLDEVSAISDLFHQVVAQMLSTYEFTDIGQDRPDQYVIIYRLQNPKPKLYSVKEITINNNDSKGKGSSEEERKEDIDYQKVIFEFLSQAGNIQDLGKRFAERYGGEGENYRLTLYRKTLPMLLKLEKIDVKEVNNVKFVNDKPDIKDTKIYFRNGENPSGLHTYLVNRTADVIYHKGINPKIQPSGISTADIESDKYVFEIETGLKNDISDIKDRIAYYQKQGKETIIIVPNQSEKKKYVEKYPDVKVLTLPELQEEKL; encoded by the coding sequence ATGATGGAAGCATTTAGCCGCCCCAGACGTAAACACGGACGTGTCGCAGTTGTGAGTGTGGCAGGCTTATTCGCTTTACTCGTGGCTATACTTCTAATACCCGTGTCTTTGGTAGGGGCAGTAATAACGAGTTGGATTATTTTTTGTATTGTTTTGAGTATTCTATGGAGAGCGCAGTTTGTGAGCCCGCAAAAAATACAGAATGAGATTTTAGCTATTGCAGATGTAAAACTAACGTGGCACGAGGACGAGAGCGGGAGGGGCTGGCAGAAGGACAGAGAAACAATATATGAAGGGAAAATGGACATAAACGAATATCTCGAAAGAAAGGGACATAATCGCATTATAGCAGTTATGGGGGCTTCCCGTTCAGGTAAAAGTCAATTGGTCTATAAATTAATCCAATCCTTATCAGAAGAAAAGAAAATAATTTTTATGTTTAAGGCAACAGATGATTACACAAGGTTAGGCTATCCTACACTCTATATCCACAAAGCAGTTCCTAATGTTTTTATAAGTCCAGAGGCAGTGGCAAGGGCGTTTATAACGGCATTTCCAATCAGCGCGAGTATGCAGGGCATAACCGCTTCAACAGTCAGAGGTCAGGTAAAGCAGATAGCGGAAAAGAGCAAAAATTGGCAAGATTTCAAAAAGATATTGGAGGATATGCTAAAATCCGAAAGTGAAAGCATTACCAAAGGAGCATTAAAGTTCATACAGAACAATTTGCCAATCATATATCGGGAAAATGTTTTGAATTATGAATTACCCAATACTTGTGTAGTTGATTTTGAGGGTTCAGAGAACACCGAGGTAGATATGCAATTTTTCAAATTCTATGCAGAGTTCTTGCTTAATCAACTCTCTAAAGAGGTATGGAACAAGAGGCAAAATACTTTATTCGTAATAGACGAGGCTCATTTATTGACAAAATCAGGGTTTTCTATAATACCAGAGATGTCCGCTCTCATTGGTGCAAAAGGTAGTATGATACTAGCTTCTCAAAGAATAGCGGATTTGCGAGGACAGGCATTAGATAACTGTAAAACACAATTCAGCTTCAAACAATCTGGCAAGGAGAATTTAGACGAGGTAAGTGCCATTAGTGATTTATTCCACCAAGTTGTAGCTCAAATGCTCTCTACTTACGAGTTTACGGACATCGGGCAGGATAGACCCGACCAATATGTGATAATATATAGATTGCAGAACCCAAAACCGAAGTTATATTCCGTGAAGGAGATTACAATAAACAATAATGACAGCAAAGGCAAAGGGAGTTCCGAGGAAGAGAGGAAGGAGGATATAGACTATCAAAAAGTTATCTTTGAATTTCTATCACAGGCAGGAAATATACAGGATTTGGGAAAGCGTTTTGCCGAGAGATATGGTGGGGAGGGAGAGAATTATCGTTTAACTTTATATCGTAAGACATTGCCGATGCTTTTAAAATTAGAGAAAATAGACGTGAAGGAAGTTAATAACGTAAAATTTGTAAATGATAAACCTGACATCAAAGACACAAAAATCTATTTCCGAAACGGAGAAAATCCATCTGGGCTTCATACTTATCTTGTGAATCGAACGGCGGACGTGATTTATCATAAGGGAATTAATCCGAAAATACAACCATCGGGTATTAGCACGGCAGATATTGAAAGCGATAAATATGTTTTTGAGATTGAAACAGGGCTTAAAAACGATATCTCGGACATCAAGGACAGGATAGCCTATTATCAGAAACAGGGCAAGGAAACAATTATCATCGTCCCAAACCAGAGTGAGAAAAAGAAGTATGTTGAGAAATACCCAGACGTAAAAGTGCTTACTTTGCCCGAATTACAGGAGGAAAAGCTATGA
- a CDS encoding site-specific integrase: protein MTYKPKYDNLMENPKIRRWFENLKAKSILTATVYRRTLGYYCELEKTTPEQLLTDMEKLEFRDNFLDFVRRLEKEGKAGSYIVRYKKVLRSWAKFNGIDIKLDVNIANENESPTLDNERVPSKEELSRLLRKATSRGRVSISIMAFSGFRPETLGNYEGTDGLRLGDIKELKISDEIEFTKIPATIMVKTRLSKARNQYFSFIGEEGITYIKEYLEERKKNGEELTYESPLLQFDVRGTKKNDFMRTMLVTRDIREAITTAGLKMRPYVLRAYFSTALDIAESKGLISHPWRQFIMGHKGDIEARYSTNKRLPPDMIEEMRESYRKCLKFLETRISDVSEDNAKLFLQQQLLSAVGYKQEEIDKLDLSSVSNEDFQQLLRDKVAGAMSDNGAKQKVIPVNEIEQYISDGYDFEAVLPNGKAVMRLRF, encoded by the coding sequence ATGACCTATAAACCGAAGTATGACAACCTAATGGAAAACCCGAAAATAAGAAGATGGTTTGAGAATCTAAAGGCTAAATCAATACTTACAGCAACCGTTTACCGAAGGACTTTAGGCTACTATTGTGAATTGGAGAAAACTACGCCTGAACAACTTCTAACCGATATGGAAAAGTTAGAGTTTAGAGATAATTTCTTGGATTTTGTTAGAAGATTAGAGAAAGAGGGGAAAGCAGGGTCATATATTGTAAGATATAAAAAGGTTTTACGGTCTTGGGCTAAATTTAATGGAATCGATATAAAGTTAGATGTAAATATAGCAAATGAAAACGAAAGTCCAACGTTAGACAACGAAAGAGTGCCAAGCAAGGAAGAATTGAGCAGGCTTTTAAGAAAAGCGACATCAAGAGGCAGGGTATCAATCTCTATTATGGCATTTTCAGGCTTTAGACCCGAAACATTGGGTAATTACGAGGGCACAGATGGATTACGATTAGGCGATATTAAAGAGCTTAAGATTTCAGATGAAATCGAATTCACCAAGATTCCAGCCACAATAATGGTAAAGACAAGGCTAAGCAAGGCAAGAAACCAATACTTTTCTTTCATTGGAGAGGAGGGTATAACGTATATCAAGGAATATTTGGAGGAGAGAAAAAAGAACGGAGAGGAGCTAACTTATGAATCCCCACTGTTGCAATTTGATGTAAGAGGCACAAAGAAGAATGATTTTATGCGGACTATGTTGGTAACGAGGGATATCAGGGAGGCAATAACCACAGCAGGTCTAAAGATGAGACCTTACGTTTTAAGGGCATATTTCAGCACGGCGTTAGACATCGCAGAGAGCAAAGGTCTAATATCGCACCCGTGGAGGCAGTTTATTATGGGTCATAAGGGCGATATAGAGGCAAGATACAGCACAAATAAGAGGCTACCGCCAGATATGATAGAGGAGATGAGGGAAAGTTATCGTAAGTGTTTAAAATTCCTTGAAACGAGAATATCCGATGTTTCAGAGGACAACGCAAAGCTATTCTTACAGCAACAGCTCTTATCGGCAGTGGGCTACAAGCAGGAGGAGATAGACAAGTTAGACCTTTCAAGCGTGAGCAATGAGGACTTTCAGCAGTTGTTAAGGGACAAGGTAGCAGGTGCGATGAGCGACAACGGAGCGAAGCAGAAGGTCATACCTGTAAACGAAATAGAGCAATATATCAGCGATGGATACGACTTTGAAGCAGTATTGCCGAACGGAAAAGCGGTAATGAGGTTGAGGTTTTAG
- a CDS encoding SagB/ThcOx family dehydrogenase → MKTLENIKWKELTTIDNFTEPSRLIISNPLLYKRIKIKLDAFIEFLLFNQMGNSDLTIFSYLREIGFLINTNEEPETENLDSILHWFKRGWYDSLIYYVWSKKVKFIDDEDYSGDLRRGLINAYLSENSLPDRIVESLEFTKIKMPIPKNVGLEEVNLKNVLLGRRTTRIFQNESMKLEDFSSILWNALSRVRHVRNLSYEDPLDYFASHGTEFDFYVIAYNINHLQNGIYLYDVKDHFLSELKSGDFREEMIHNLWWHQAPKTANFTILFVTDFEQYQWRYRHERALRNIFIEAGRIAQRLIFEAERMGFGSLPTPATRDSSFDKMLSLKRNKQFVLYTITVGKKPSPSLLMDNTSSNILNLQWVNEI, encoded by the coding sequence TTGAAAACACTTGAAAATATTAAATGGAAAGAATTGACAACTATTGATAATTTTACTGAACCATCTAGACTTATAATTTCAAATCCTTTACTTTATAAGAGAATAAAAATTAAATTAGACGCATTCATAGAATTTCTTTTATTTAATCAAATGGGAAATTCTGATTTAACCATTTTTTCATATTTAAGAGAAATAGGGTTTTTAATTAATACAAACGAGGAGCCAGAAACAGAGAACTTGGATAGCATCTTACATTGGTTTAAAAGAGGATGGTACGATTCATTAATTTATTATGTGTGGTCTAAAAAGGTGAAATTCATTGACGATGAAGATTATTCAGGAGACCTAAGAAGAGGTTTGATAAATGCATATTTAAGTGAAAATAGTTTGCCGGATAGGATTGTCGAATCCCTCGAATTTACAAAAATTAAAATGCCAATACCTAAAAATGTAGGTCTAGAAGAGGTAAACTTAAAAAATGTACTCTTAGGCAGAAGAACGACCAGAATTTTTCAAAATGAATCAATGAAACTAGAGGATTTTTCTAGTATTTTATGGAATGCTCTTTCAAGAGTTAGGCACGTTAGAAACCTCAGTTATGAAGACCCTTTAGATTATTTTGCAAGCCATGGAACAGAATTTGATTTTTACGTGATTGCCTATAATATTAATCACTTACAAAATGGAATATACCTTTATGACGTAAAGGACCATTTCCTTTCCGAATTAAAGTCTGGAGATTTTAGAGAGGAGATGATACATAATTTATGGTGGCATCAAGCACCAAAAACAGCTAATTTTACTATCCTTTTCGTTACTGATTTTGAACAATACCAATGGAGATATAGGCATGAAAGGGCACTTAGAAACATATTCATAGAAGCGGGAAGAATAGCTCAGAGATTGATATTTGAAGCGGAGCGAATGGGGTTTGGTTCGTTACCAACACCCGCAACTAGAGATTCTTCATTTGACAAGATGCTTAGTTTGAAAAGGAACAAACAATTTGTATTGTATACGATAACGGTCGGAAAAAAACCTTCACCTTCTTTACTTATGGACAACACCTCCAGCAACATATTAAACTTGCAATGGGTTAATGAGATTTAA
- a CDS encoding isoaspartyl peptidase/L-asparaginase has protein sequence MSGVIIVHGGVGAKGRSLEDMNGVASKSKDDDPLKTVVNAVRYMEDDQRFNAGTGSVIRIDGSIQMDAAVAIPGSFGSVINIERVKNPVLVALDVMEKTPHIALAGSGAIDFARRSGYPDYDPVTEKARVAYKKMVDAIKDKTNSEERYSTIKKLIDDGLVEEPHDTVGAVAYVNGKFAAAVSTGGASPMMPGRVGDVPLIGAGIYCGLNGAVVATGLGEEIAKKLLCYRIYSRIGEEPLNRILMEEIDNMEGKLAGVIAVSRNEYGFFSNGAMPIDTTQF, from the coding sequence ATGAGTGGTGTCATTATTGTACATGGTGGAGTTGGAGCCAAGGGAAGATCGCTGGAAGATATGAATGGTGTAGCTTCAAAAAGCAAAGATGACGATCCACTAAAAACTGTAGTGAATGCAGTAAGGTATATGGAGGATGATCAGAGATTCAATGCTGGAACAGGCTCAGTTATAAGAATAGATGGTTCCATACAGATGGATGCAGCTGTAGCTATTCCTGGTTCTTTTGGTTCAGTTATAAACATAGAGAGAGTGAAAAATCCGGTACTGGTTGCTCTCGATGTAATGGAAAAAACTCCGCACATAGCACTTGCAGGTTCAGGAGCCATAGACTTTGCAAGAAGGTCTGGCTATCCAGACTATGATCCAGTAACAGAAAAGGCTAGAGTAGCGTATAAAAAGATGGTAGACGCCATAAAGGATAAAACAAATTCTGAAGAAAGGTACTCAACAATAAAGAAACTGATAGATGATGGCCTTGTGGAAGAGCCACATGATACCGTAGGTGCAGTGGCATATGTTAATGGAAAGTTCGCCGCAGCAGTTTCTACCGGAGGAGCTTCTCCAATGATGCCTGGAAGAGTAGGGGATGTACCACTAATAGGTGCAGGAATTTACTGTGGACTTAATGGTGCAGTGGTTGCAACTGGACTGGGTGAAGAGATAGCAAAAAAGCTTCTGTGTTACAGAATTTACTCAAGAATAGGAGAGGAACCCCTTAACAGGATACTAATGGAGGAAATAGACAACATGGAGGGAAAACTTGCAGGTGTTATTGCTGTTTCAAGAAATGAGTATGGTTTTTTCTCCAATGGAGCTATGCCAATAGACACAACTCAGTTTTGA
- a CDS encoding GNAT family N-acetyltransferase, giving the protein MSIEIRKLSIEDLETLIEVARESWKWTYAGIYSEEYIESWIREKYSKEKLLNEIVRSQSNLDILFLGAFADSTLIGFIELKIIANKAELLRLYLKPEYTHKKIGKTLLLEAEKIMKKKGILECRLYVHRQNSVGFSFYYKNGFKVEDTDGSDFIMEKKYES; this is encoded by the coding sequence ATGTCCATAGAAATTAGGAAATTATCTATTGAGGATCTAGAAACTCTGATTGAAGTTGCTAGAGAATCATGGAAATGGACTTACGCAGGCATATACAGTGAGGAATATATCGAGAGTTGGATAAGGGAGAAATATTCTAAGGAAAAACTGCTAAATGAAATAGTAAGATCTCAATCTAACCTTGATATATTATTCCTCGGAGCTTTTGCAGATTCGACGTTAATTGGATTTATTGAATTGAAGATTATTGCTAATAAAGCTGAATTACTTCGCTTATATCTTAAACCGGAATACACGCACAAGAAGATTGGAAAAACATTACTGTTAGAGGCAGAGAAAATTATGAAGAAAAAAGGTATTCTGGAATGCAGACTATATGTTCACAGACAAAATTCTGTGGGATTTTCGTTCTATTATAAGAACGGATTCAAGGTTGAGGATACTGATGGAAGCGATTTTATAATGGAAAAAAAATACGAATCATAA
- a CDS encoding NAD(P)-dependent glycerol-1-phosphate dehydrogenase — protein sequence MEFDKFKFMQFPRDIYVGHGVLQRISEVTEKNLRNGRVCIVTGENTIKVAGKEISDMLSDSSIDNQIIIAGGADETNLTKVTELAKDYGAGMIIGVGGGSKIDLAKKTAYYLGVPLISVPTTPSHDGIASPRASIKRNGWSVSEEGVMPVSIIADTSVMIKVPFRYLSAGAADVISNETAIMDWKLANRIKGEDYSSSAAAIAEYAAKELIEKSHLIMPGVEESVWLVTKQILASGTSMAIAASSRPASGGEHLIAHALDMMAPGKAIHGEQVALGSIITMFLHGGDWKGLAEIYRNIGIKTRASDYGISDTVMVQAVRTAHRIRPERFTILGDMDLSYSAAENALKITNII from the coding sequence ATGGAGTTTGATAAATTTAAATTTATGCAATTCCCACGTGATATCTACGTGGGTCACGGCGTTTTACAGAGAATCAGTGAAGTAACTGAAAAAAATCTTAGAAATGGAAGAGTTTGTATAGTAACAGGTGAAAATACAATTAAGGTTGCAGGTAAGGAAATTTCAGACATGTTGTCAGACAGCTCCATAGACAATCAGATTATAATAGCGGGAGGTGCAGACGAAACAAACCTTACAAAGGTTACAGAACTTGCAAAGGACTATGGTGCAGGAATGATCATTGGCGTTGGAGGTGGTAGCAAGATCGATCTGGCAAAGAAAACTGCATATTATCTTGGGGTACCACTCATAAGTGTACCTACGACTCCAAGCCATGATGGTATAGCATCACCGCGGGCATCCATAAAGAGGAACGGCTGGTCCGTTTCTGAAGAAGGAGTAATGCCCGTATCCATAATAGCCGATACCTCAGTCATGATAAAGGTTCCATTCAGGTACCTTTCAGCTGGAGCGGCAGACGTAATTTCAAACGAAACTGCAATAATGGACTGGAAATTAGCGAACAGAATAAAGGGGGAAGATTACAGCAGTAGTGCAGCTGCCATAGCAGAGTATGCTGCAAAGGAACTCATAGAAAAATCTCATTTAATAATGCCCGGCGTGGAAGAATCTGTCTGGCTGGTTACCAAACAGATACTTGCATCTGGCACTTCAATGGCAATAGCGGCTTCATCAAGGCCAGCGAGCGGAGGAGAGCATTTGATTGCTCACGCTCTGGATATGATGGCACCCGGAAAAGCCATTCATGGGGAACAGGTCGCACTTGGATCAATAATAACTATGTTTCTGCATGGTGGGGACTGGAAGGGCCTTGCCGAAATATATAGAAATATCGGTATTAAAACCAGGGCAAGCGACTATGGTATAAGTGATACCGTAATGGTACAGGCCGTAAGAACTGCTCACAGGATAAGACCAGAGAGATTTACGATCCTTGGAGACATGGATCTGAGTTACAGCGCTGCTGAGAATGCCCTCAAAATAACCAATATAATTTAA